One part of the Arabidopsis thaliana chromosome 4, partial sequence genome encodes these proteins:
- the HLS1 gene encoding Acyl-CoA N-acyltransferases (NAT) superfamily protein (HOOKLESS 1 (HLS1); CONTAINS InterPro DOMAIN/s: GCN5-related N-acetyltransferase, C-terminal (InterPro:IPR022610), GCN5-related N-acetyltransferase (InterPro:IPR000182), Acyl-CoA N-acyltransferase (InterPro:IPR016181); BEST Arabidopsis thaliana protein match is: Acyl-CoA N-acyltransferases (NAT) superfamily protein (TAIR:AT2G23060.1); Has 145 Blast hits to 145 proteins in 38 species: Archae - 22; Bacteria - 20; Metazoa - 0; Fungi - 0; Plants - 101; Viruses - 0; Other Eukaryotes - 2 (source: NCBI BLink).), whose product MTVVREYDPTRDLVGVEDVERRCEVGPSGKLSLFTDLLGDPICRIRHSPSYLMLVAEMGTEKKEIVGMIRGCIKTVTCGQKLDLNHKSQNDVVKPLYTKLAYVLGLRVSPFHRRQGIGFKLVKMMEEWFRQNGAEYSYIATENDNQASVNLFTGKCGYSEFRTPSILVNPVYAHRVNVSRRVTVIKLEPVDAETLYRIRFSTTEFFPRDIDSVLNNKLSLGTFVAVPRGSCYGSGSGSWPGSAKFLEYPPESWAVLSVWNCKDSFLLEVRGASRLRRVVAKTTRVVDKTLPFLKLPSIPSVFEPFGLHFMYGIGGEGPRAVKMVKSLCAHAHNLAKAGGCGVVAAEVAGEDPLRRGIPHWKVLSCDEDLWCIKRLGDDYSDGVVGDWTKSPPGVSIFVDPREF is encoded by the exons atGACGGTGGTTAGAGAGTACGACCCGACCCGAGACTTAGTCGGCGTGGAGGACGTGGAACGACGGTGTGAAGTCGGACCAAGCGGCAAGCTTTCTCTTTTCACCGACCTTTTGGGTGACCCGATTTGTAGAATCCGACATTCACCTTCCTATCTCATGCTG GTGGCTGAGATGGGTacggagaagaaggagatagTGGGCATGATTAGAGGATGTATCAAAACCGTTACATGTGGCCAAAAACTCGATTTAAATCACAAATCTCAAAACGATGTCGTTAAGCCTCTTTACACTAAACTCGCTTACGTCTTGGGCCTTCGCGTCTCTCCTTTTCACAG GAGACAAGGGATTGGGTTTAAGCTCGTGAAGATGATGGAGGAATGGTTTAGACAAAACGGAGCTGAGTATTCGTATATTGCAACTGAGAACGATAATCAAGCTTCTGTGAATTTGTTCACCGGGAAATGTGGTTATTCGGAGTTTCGTACACCGTCGATTTTGGTTAACCCGGTTTACGCTCATCGAGTTAATGTTTCGCGGCGAGTCACGGTTATCAAGTTAGAGCCGGTTGATGCTGAGACGTTGTACCGAATCCGGTTTAGCACAACAGAGTTTTTCCCGCGGGATATTGATTCGGTACTTAATAACAAACTCTCGCTTGGGACTTTCGTCGCGGTGCCACGTGGAAGCTGTTATGGATCCGGGTCTGGATCATGGCCCGGTTCGGCTAAATTCCTCGAATATCCACCCGAGTCATGGGCCGTATTAAGCGTGTGGAATTGTAAAGACTCGTTTCTGTTAGAAGTACGTGGAGCGTCGAGATTGAGACGTGTGGTGGCTAAAACGACGCGAGTAGTTGATAAAACGTTGCCGTTTCTGAAACTACCTTCGATACCGTCCGTTTTCGAACCTTTTGGACTTCATTTTATGTATGGAATCGGAGGAGAAGGTCCACGCGCGGTGAAGATGGTGAAATCCTTGTGTGCTCACGCGCATAACTTGGCTAAGGCAGGTGGTTGTGGTGTCGTGGCGGCGGAAGTTGCCGGAGAAGACCCGTTGCGGCGAGGAATACCACATTGGAAAGTGCTATCGTGTGACGAGGATCTTTGGTGTATAAAGCGGCTTGGAGATGACTATAGTGATGGTGTTGTTGGTGATTGGACTAAATCGCCACCTGGCGTTTCCATTTTTGTAGACCCTAgagaattttaa
- the HLS1 gene encoding Acyl-CoA N-acyltransferases (NAT) superfamily protein, translated as MGTEKKEIVGMIRGCIKTVTCGQKLDLNHKSQNDVVKPLYTKLAYVLGLRVSPFHRRQGIGFKLVKMMEEWFRQNGAEYSYIATENDNQASVNLFTGKCGYSEFRTPSILVNPVYAHRVNVSRRVTVIKLEPVDAETLYRIRFSTTEFFPRDIDSVLNNKLSLGTFVAVPRGSCYGSGSGSWPGSAKFLEYPPESWAVLSVWNCKDSFLLEVRGASRLRRVVAKTTRVVDKTLPFLKLPSIPSVFEPFGLHFMYGIGGEGPRAVKMVKSLCAHAHNLAKAGGCGVVAAEVAGEDPLRRGIPHWKVLSCDEDLWCIKRLGDDYSDGVVGDWTKSPPGVSIFVDPREF; from the exons ATGGGTacggagaagaaggagatagTGGGCATGATTAGAGGATGTATCAAAACCGTTACATGTGGCCAAAAACTCGATTTAAATCACAAATCTCAAAACGATGTCGTTAAGCCTCTTTACACTAAACTCGCTTACGTCTTGGGCCTTCGCGTCTCTCCTTTTCACAG GAGACAAGGGATTGGGTTTAAGCTCGTGAAGATGATGGAGGAATGGTTTAGACAAAACGGAGCTGAGTATTCGTATATTGCAACTGAGAACGATAATCAAGCTTCTGTGAATTTGTTCACCGGGAAATGTGGTTATTCGGAGTTTCGTACACCGTCGATTTTGGTTAACCCGGTTTACGCTCATCGAGTTAATGTTTCGCGGCGAGTCACGGTTATCAAGTTAGAGCCGGTTGATGCTGAGACGTTGTACCGAATCCGGTTTAGCACAACAGAGTTTTTCCCGCGGGATATTGATTCGGTACTTAATAACAAACTCTCGCTTGGGACTTTCGTCGCGGTGCCACGTGGAAGCTGTTATGGATCCGGGTCTGGATCATGGCCCGGTTCGGCTAAATTCCTCGAATATCCACCCGAGTCATGGGCCGTATTAAGCGTGTGGAATTGTAAAGACTCGTTTCTGTTAGAAGTACGTGGAGCGTCGAGATTGAGACGTGTGGTGGCTAAAACGACGCGAGTAGTTGATAAAACGTTGCCGTTTCTGAAACTACCTTCGATACCGTCCGTTTTCGAACCTTTTGGACTTCATTTTATGTATGGAATCGGAGGAGAAGGTCCACGCGCGGTGAAGATGGTGAAATCCTTGTGTGCTCACGCGCATAACTTGGCTAAGGCAGGTGGTTGTGGTGTCGTGGCGGCGGAAGTTGCCGGAGAAGACCCGTTGCGGCGAGGAATACCACATTGGAAAGTGCTATCGTGTGACGAGGATCTTTGGTGTATAAAGCGGCTTGGAGATGACTATAGTGATGGTGTTGTTGGTGATTGGACTAAATCGCCACCTGGCGTTTCCATTTTTGTAGACCCTAgagaattttaa
- the NPY5 gene encoding Phototropic-responsive NPH3 family protein (NAKED PINS IN YUC MUTANTS 5 (NPY5); FUNCTIONS IN: signal transducer activity; INVOLVED IN: flower development, response to light stimulus; LOCATED IN: cellular_component unknown; EXPRESSED IN: 23 plant structures; EXPRESSED DURING: 13 growth stages; CONTAINS InterPro DOMAIN/s: NPH3 (InterPro:IPR004249), BTB/POZ (InterPro:IPR013069), BTB/POZ fold (InterPro:IPR011333), BTB/POZ-like (InterPro:IPR000210); BEST Arabidopsis thaliana protein match is: Phototropic-responsive NPH3 family protein (TAIR:AT2G23050.1); Has 30201 Blast hits to 17322 proteins in 780 species: Archae - 12; Bacteria - 1396; Metazoa - 17338; Fungi - 3422; Plants - 5037; Viruses - 0; Other Eukaryotes - 2996 (source: NCBI BLink).), with the protein MKFMKLGSKPDSFQSEGDNVRYVSSELATDVIVIIGDVKFYLHKFPLLSKSARLQKLITTSTSSSNEENQIHHHHHEDEIEIAEIPGGPASFEICAKFCYGMTVTLNAYNVVAARCAAEFLEMYETVEKGNLVYKIEVFLNSSILQSWKDSIIVLQTTRALSPYSEELKLTGRCLDSIASRASIDTSKVEWSYTYSKKKNLDNGLRKPQAVPRDWWVEDLCDLHIDLYKRALATIEARGNVSADVIGEALHAYAIKRIPGFSKSSSVQVTDFAKYRALADSIIELIPDEKRSVSSSFLTKLLRASIFLGCDEVAGLKNRVGERLDEANLGDVLLYDVELMQSLVEVFLKSRDPREDDVTAKASVAKLVDGYLAEKSRDSDNLPLQKFLSLAEMVSSFPRQSHDGVYRAIDMFLKEHPEMNKSEKKRICRLMDCRKLSAEACAHAVQNERLPMRVVVQVLFFEQVRANNNGSSSTGNSTPEVIPASRSTNTTDQEDTECWDTEDIKALRGELANLRLAKNQQESHNQGKLMKGGGLGVSRVFSKLWSGKERSGDMISSSGTSSPGSVNDDSKSSSSTSKKH; encoded by the exons atgaAGTTCATGAAACTTGGATCCAAACCTGATTCATTTCAATCTGAAGGAGACAATGTTAG GTATGTATCAAGTGAGTTAGCAACAGATGTTATTGTCATCATTGGTGATGTCAAATTCTATCTTCACAAG tTTCCGTTGCTTTCGAAAAGTGCACGGTTGCAGAAGCTAATcacaacatcaacatcatcatcaaatgaaGAGAAtcagattcatcatcatcatcatgaagaCGAGATTGAAATAGCAGAGATTCCTGGTGGTCCTGCTTCATTTGAGATCTGTGCTAAATTCTGTTACGGAATGACCGTTACTCTAAACGCTTACAACGTAGTCGCTGCTCGCTGCGCCGCTGAATTTCTTGAAATGTATGAAACCGTCGAAAAGGGGAATCTTGTTTACAAGATTGAGGTGTTCTTGAACTCAAGCATACTCCAAAGCTGGAAAGATTCGATCATCGTGCTTCAAACCACTAGAGCTTTGTCTCCATACTCTGAAGAGTTGAAGTTAACCGGGCGTTGTCTTGACTCAATCGCCTCTAGAGCTTCGATAGATACTTCGAAAGTCGAATGGTCTTATACTTacagcaagaagaagaatcttgataACGGGTTGAGGAAACCTCAGGCGGTTCCTAGAGACTGGTGGGTTGAGGATCTTTGTGATCTTCATATCGATTTGTATAAACGAGCTCTCGCTACAATCGAAGCGAGAGGGAATGTTTCAGCTGATGTTATCGGAGAAGCATTGCACGCGTATGCGATTAAAAGGATTCCAGGGTTCAGCAAAAGTAGTTCAGTACAGGTCACTGACTTTGCTAAATACAGAGCTTTGGCCGATTCAATCATTGAGTTAATTCCTGATGAGAAACGTAGCGTTTCTTCGAGTTTCTTGACTAAGTTGTTACGAGCTTCGATCTTTCTTGGTTGTGATGAAGTAGCCGGGTTAAAGAACAGAGTTGGTGAGCGGTTAGATGAGGCGAATTTGGGCGATGTTTTGCTCTATGATGTTGAGTTGATGCAGAGCTTAGTTGAGGTTTTCTTGAAATCCCGAGACCCGAGAGAGGATGATGTAACCGCAAAAGCATCAGTTGCGAAACTTGTTGATGGTTATTTAGCTGAGAAATCGAGAGATTCCGATAATTTGCCTCTTCAGAAGTTCCTCTCACTTGCGGAAATGGTCTCGAGCTTTCCTAGACAGTCTCACGATGGAGTTTATCGCGCTATCGACATGTTTCTTAAG GAACATCCAGAGATGAACAAGAGCGAGAAGAAGCGTATCTGCAGGCTAATGGACTGCAGAAAACTATCAGCAGAAGCCTGCGCTCACGCGGTTCAAAACGAGCGGTTACCAATGCGTGTGGTAGTGCAAGTGCTCTTCTTTGAACAAGTAAGAGCCAACAACAACGGTTCATCATCAACCGGAAACAGCACACCAGAGGTTATACCTGCTTCAAGATCAACAAACACTACTGATCAAGAAGACACAGAGTGTTGGGACACAGAAgatatcaaagctttgagaggTGAATTAGCAAATCTAAGACTCGCAAAGAATCAACAAGAGAGCCATAACCAAGGGAAACTGATGAAAGGAGGAGGATTAGGAGTTTCTAGAGTGTTCTCGAAGCTTTGGTCTGGTAAAGAGAGAAGTGGAGATATGATAAGTAGCTCAGGGACTTCAAGTCCTGGTTCTGTTAATGATGATtccaagtcttcttcttccacaagcAAGAAGCATTAG
- a CDS encoding uncharacterized protein (unknown protein; FUNCTIONS IN: molecular_function unknown; INVOLVED IN: biological_process unknown; LOCATED IN: cellular_component unknown; Has 22 Blast hits to 22 proteins in 10 species: Archae - 0; Bacteria - 0; Metazoa - 0; Fungi - 0; Plants - 22; Viruses - 0; Other Eukaryotes - 0 (source: NCBI BLink).), with protein sequence MEPQHTDDVLKHLEKQTELLKEAQKNMLQELQKLEVEHETMMRKLYELMNTHSLNKKKMEETQNVLEGRETIEASSPSTVTTNDEEH encoded by the exons ATGGAACCGCAACATACCGATGATGTGTTGAA gCATTTGGAGAAACAGACTGAATTACTCAAAGAAGCTCAAAAGAACATGTTGCAAGAACTCCAAAAACTTGAG GTTGAACATGAGACGATGATGCGTAAACTCTATGAGCTTATGAACACTCATagtttaaataaaaag AAAATGGAGGAAACTCAAAATGTGTTGGAGGGAAGAGAAACAATTGAAGCTTCATCTCCTTCAACTGTAACTACTAATGATGAAGAACATTGA
- the BT5 gene encoding BTB and TAZ domain protein 5 (BTB and TAZ domain protein 5 (BT5); CONTAINS InterPro DOMAIN/s: BTB/POZ (InterPro:IPR013069), Zinc finger, TAZ-type (InterPro:IPR000197), BTB/POZ fold (InterPro:IPR011333), Kelch related (InterPro:IPR013089), BTB/POZ-like (InterPro:IPR000210); BEST Arabidopsis thaliana protein match is: BTB and TAZ domain protein 4 (TAIR:AT5G67480.2); Has 30201 Blast hits to 17322 proteins in 780 species: Archae - 12; Bacteria - 1396; Metazoa - 17338; Fungi - 3422; Plants - 5037; Viruses - 0; Other Eukaryotes - 2996 (source: NCBI BLink).), with product MENMDDFSPENVLAPPPPPPPMKKSTDLFMQRSNSFVSKATRDSWDRMFDEAHGADVLIHTDDNGLIYAHSNVIGMASDVIRGMMKQHKRKSHRKSISILGVPHHALRVFIRFLYSSCYEKQDMEDFAIHLLVLSHVYVVPHLKRVCESEFESSLLNKENVIDVFQLALLCDAPRLGLLCHRMILNNFEEVSTSEGWQAMKESHPRLQKELLRSVAYELNSLKQRNRKQKEIQTYTQLYEAMEAFVHICRDGCREIGPTKTETPHMSCGFQACNGLEQLLKHLAGCKLRSIPGGCSRCKRMWQLLELHSRICVDSEQCKVPLCSSLKERMKTQSRKDEKRWKLLVRNVLSTKRIGGSPFFLQAIDVTL from the exons ATGGAGAACATGGACGATTTCTCACCGGAGAATGTTTtagcaccaccaccaccacctcctccaatGAAGAAGTCAACGGATCTGTTTATGCAAAGAAGCAATAGCTTTGTTTCTAAAGCTACGAGAGATTCATGGGATCGTATGTTCGACGAAGCTCATGGAGCtgatgttttgattcataCTGATGATAATGGTTTGATTTACGCACATTCTAATGTCATC GGAATGGCTTCAGATGTAATCAGAGGAATGATGAAGCAACATAAGAGAAAATCTCATCGTAAATCGATTTCAATCCTCGGTGTTCCTCACCACGCTCTTCGAGTTTTCATTCGATTCTTATACTCTTCTTG CTATGAGAAACAAGATATGGAGGATTTTGCAATACATCTACTTGTGTTATCACATGTCTACGTTGTACCGCATTTGAAGCGAGTCTGCGAATCAGAATTCGAAAGTAGTTTGCTCAACAAAGAGAATGTGATTGATGTGTTTCAGCTAGCTCTTCTATGTGATGCTCCTCGTCTCGGTCTTCTCTGTCATAGAATGATTCTAAACAACTTTGAAGAAGTTTCTACTTCTGAAGGATGGCAAGCAATGAAAGAGAGCCATCCTAGACTTCAAAAAGAGCTTTTACGCTCTGTCGCTTACGAGCTTAAT AGCTTGAAGCAAAGAAACAGGAAACAGAAGGAGATACAGACTTATACACAGCTCTATGAAGCAATGGAGGCTTTTGTTCATATATGTAGAGATGGATGCAGAGAAATAGGTCCAACAAAGACCGAAACCCCGCATATGTCATGCGGATTTCAAGCGTGTAATGGTTTAGAGCAGCTATTGAAACATTTGGCGGGATGCAAACTAAGATCAATCCCTGGTGGTTGTAGCCGTTGCAAGAGAATGTGGCAGCTTCTTGAGCTTCATTCGCGCATTTGCGTAGACTCGGAACAATGCAAAGTCCCTCTTTGCAGTAGTTTGAAAGAGAGGATGAAGACACAGAGCAGGAAAGATGAGAAAAGATGGAAACTTTTGGTGAGGAATGTTTTGAGCACCAAGAGAATTGGAGGATCTCCATTCTTTTTGCAAGCAATTGATGTTACTTTATGA